From Hymenobacter sedentarius, a single genomic window includes:
- the tig gene encoding trigger factor → MNITLDKNDEQLTGLLTVHLTEADYAPTVDKQIKEYTKRAQVKGFRPGMVPVGMVRKMYGKGILAEEINKMLGKAVDSYIKENNIKLLGEPLPVQSNVDFDTDKDFDFQFELGLLPDFELPAEGALNVERHQVTIDEDTLSQTNEQIARQYGETTNPEVSEAGDYLFGKLKKADEEGEGRTVLLPLNKVTGDVSQFIGKKGGDTITFDLQAAFGNDAASISNFSGLSKEEAAAATGDYVLNVEKVNRTAAPEFNQELFDKVFGPEAVSSQEEFDAKVRETIQSNYDRESDGALNNSIVEQLVNTVDIKVPTEFFKKWLVRANEGKLTPEKVEEHYSDYEKELKWSMIRNKVVEDAGLKVSNDEIVNRTLDKIMGQFNMPNMPDEMRESMRQYADSFLKQDNGKNYVSEYEAILAEKVLENLRGKVVVTDKPVTAEEFRTLHS, encoded by the coding sequence TTGAACATTACCCTCGACAAGAACGACGAGCAGCTGACCGGGCTGCTGACGGTGCATCTGACCGAAGCCGACTACGCGCCTACGGTTGACAAGCAAATCAAAGAGTACACCAAGCGTGCCCAGGTGAAGGGCTTCCGCCCAGGCATGGTGCCGGTAGGCATGGTGCGCAAGATGTACGGCAAGGGCATTCTGGCCGAGGAAATCAACAAAATGCTGGGCAAAGCGGTGGACTCATACATCAAGGAGAACAACATCAAGCTGCTCGGCGAGCCCCTGCCCGTGCAGAGCAACGTGGATTTTGACACCGATAAGGATTTCGACTTCCAGTTTGAGCTGGGCCTGCTGCCCGACTTTGAGCTGCCCGCCGAAGGTGCTTTGAACGTAGAGCGCCACCAGGTAACCATCGACGAGGACACCCTGAGCCAGACCAACGAGCAGATTGCCCGTCAGTACGGTGAGACCACCAACCCCGAAGTTTCGGAAGCTGGCGACTACCTGTTTGGCAAGCTGAAGAAGGCTGACGAGGAAGGCGAAGGCCGCACAGTGCTGCTGCCCCTCAACAAGGTGACCGGCGACGTGTCGCAATTCATCGGCAAGAAAGGTGGCGACACCATCACGTTTGACCTGCAGGCCGCTTTCGGCAACGACGCGGCTTCGATTTCGAACTTCTCGGGCCTGAGCAAGGAAGAGGCCGCAGCTGCCACCGGCGACTACGTGCTGAACGTGGAGAAGGTGAACCGCACGGCGGCTCCCGAGTTCAACCAGGAGCTGTTCGACAAGGTATTCGGCCCCGAGGCGGTTTCTTCGCAAGAGGAGTTCGACGCCAAAGTGCGCGAGACCATCCAGTCGAACTACGACCGCGAAAGCGACGGGGCGCTGAACAACAGCATCGTGGAGCAACTCGTGAACACCGTTGACATCAAGGTACCCACGGAGTTCTTCAAGAAGTGGCTGGTGCGTGCCAACGAAGGCAAACTGACGCCCGAGAAAGTAGAGGAGCACTACAGCGACTACGAGAAGGAGCTGAAGTGGAGCATGATTCGCAACAAGGTGGTGGAAGACGCCGGCCTGAAGGTGAGCAACGACGAAATCGTGAACCGCACCCTCGACAAAATCATGGGTCAGTTCAATATGCCCAATATGCCCGACGAAATGCGCGAGTCGATGCGCCAGTACGCCGACAGCTTCCTGAAGCAGGACAACGGCAAGAATTACGTGAGCGAGTACGAGGCCATTCTGGCAGAGAAAGTGCTCGAAAACCTCCGCGGCAAAGTTGTTGTTACGGACAAGCCCGTAACGGCCGAAGAATTCCGGACCCTGCACAGCTAA
- a CDS encoding DUF4199 family protein, protein MTVSSFEPNTPAVKSDSGIVTRLGLRFGVGVGMLCAAWMVGLQLTGNNGFGPKQIMAQLLVPLAAVASEWVLRRKLQPDKPGLGRSLGVGALTALLAALVSAGSVVGLAYAAGEPALARQRAEVMEIVRAQQHENAKVVVSAQQQREQIQRVENMTVGDMATSNFLQVLVLGLVLAVPAGIFLRE, encoded by the coding sequence ATGACTGTTTCTTCCTTTGAACCGAATACGCCCGCTGTGAAGTCTGATTCAGGCATCGTGACGCGGTTGGGGTTGCGTTTTGGAGTCGGGGTAGGAATGTTATGTGCCGCCTGGATGGTGGGATTGCAACTAACCGGCAATAATGGCTTTGGCCCCAAGCAAATAATGGCTCAGTTGCTGGTGCCGCTAGCAGCAGTGGCCAGCGAGTGGGTTTTGCGGCGAAAGTTACAACCCGATAAACCCGGATTGGGCCGCTCGCTGGGGGTTGGGGCCTTGACGGCGCTGCTCGCAGCGCTGGTATCGGCGGGTAGTGTAGTGGGGCTGGCGTATGCCGCCGGTGAGCCGGCATTGGCCAGGCAGCGGGCCGAAGTAATGGAAATTGTGCGGGCGCAACAGCACGAAAACGCGAAGGTGGTGGTATCGGCGCAGCAACAGCGGGAGCAAATTCAGCGTGTGGAAAATATGACCGTGGGCGATATGGCCACAAGCAATTTTTTGCAAGTGCTGGTGCTGGGGTTGGTGTTGGCCGTGCCAGCGGGAATATTTCTGCGGGAATAA
- a CDS encoding DUF4199 domain-containing protein has protein sequence METNATPVTTASVGMRYGLLTGLLSIIISFGLFAAHMEQSPLRFVSFLVLVGGMVMAMRYYKENNHGFMNFGEGVGIGTILSAVVGALSAIFSYVYMNIIDPEVVGRMMEKARADMEAKGLPDEQIDQGMAMAGKFMNGPIMLVGVVLGTVFFGVLLASVVSAFIKHSKPEFE, from the coding sequence ATGGAGACAAACGCTACTCCGGTTACGACTGCTTCGGTAGGAATGCGCTATGGCCTGCTCACGGGGCTGCTTAGCATTATTATATCGTTCGGCTTATTCGCTGCTCACATGGAGCAAAGCCCGCTGCGGTTTGTAAGCTTTTTGGTGCTGGTGGGCGGCATGGTAATGGCCATGCGGTACTACAAAGAGAACAACCACGGCTTCATGAATTTTGGGGAAGGCGTGGGCATCGGCACGATATTATCGGCGGTAGTTGGGGCCCTGAGTGCCATTTTCTCTTATGTGTACATGAACATCATCGACCCCGAGGTGGTGGGCCGCATGATGGAAAAGGCCCGCGCGGACATGGAGGCGAAAGGCTTGCCGGACGAACAAATTGACCAAGGCATGGCCATGGCTGGTAAGTTCATGAATGGTCCGATTATGCTGGTGGGTGTGGTGCTGGGGACCGTTTTTTTTGGGGTGTTGCTGGCGTCGGTCGTTTCAGCATTTATTAAGCATTCGAAGCCTGAGTTTGAATAA
- a CDS encoding BatA domain-containing protein, which translates to MKLNYPWFLIALLAIAIPIAIHLLQLRRPHRLLFTNTAFIREVDLVTVRHRKVQHLFILLARILAVATMVLVFCQPFIPAAQSVKGAKSGGLDVLVDNTFSMQLQSASHGSLFQEAVAQARHLADLEPASGRLKLMNGGYGQVTKTVYLNKLDGLKLTSHNPYYKIGEGDDAQTESKNSLFILSDFQKASFNPKLLTNINPAQNVVLVPLVGKKVGNLYVDSVWLDDAFVRVRANIGLHVRVHNGGGAIANGSPVKVYLGNRQVAAFRVTVEPGQTVTPVVHVQLNDNALALGRVVNEDTPVTFDNTFYFTLQPAAAIRVLEIGPEEVAQQLYGNEPLFTYTYSKPQSVNYAAMRQANLVIVREVETIDAGLREGLREVAKRGGNVVVVPSASPAAHDSYQRLFKDLGLGTAQWEAATAPPELRDVAMPSAREPFFRDVFGAQQRAVTMPRVAPVLRWTRTGTDILRLRDGESYLADFPSGAGRVYVFSAPFSKEYSDFTSHALFVPVMYRMAMLSYRNEQLPAYSLTQQTVTLQLPPVSNEAARPNGTSDEAGFRLVKDSLTFIPAQRVLGQEVRLELPVGMDSPGFYQVQRQGKTLTTLAFNMDKRESELAAYSADDLRKMVGNRPNIRVLEAGESGADLAKFQAQQTGQPLWRYFLAFALVCLLAEALLIRFGTRRAVARVKVAA; encoded by the coding sequence ATGAAGCTGAATTATCCTTGGTTCTTAATAGCACTGCTGGCAATCGCCATTCCCATAGCTATTCACTTGCTGCAGTTACGTCGGCCACATCGGCTGCTATTTACCAATACTGCTTTTATAAGGGAGGTTGACTTAGTAACTGTGCGGCATCGAAAGGTGCAGCATCTATTTATTCTATTGGCGCGGATTTTGGCGGTTGCAACAATGGTATTGGTTTTTTGCCAACCATTTATTCCTGCTGCACAAAGTGTAAAGGGAGCTAAGTCGGGTGGTCTTGATGTATTGGTCGATAATACTTTTAGCATGCAGCTACAGAGTGCTTCTCATGGCTCTTTATTCCAGGAAGCAGTTGCTCAAGCTAGGCATCTGGCGGATTTAGAGCCTGCGAGTGGTCGACTCAAATTAATGAATGGCGGTTATGGACAGGTTACTAAAACTGTTTATCTCAATAAACTAGATGGATTAAAACTAACCAGCCATAATCCCTATTATAAAATTGGTGAGGGAGATGATGCCCAAACTGAATCCAAAAATTCATTATTTATATTATCCGATTTTCAAAAGGCTTCATTTAATCCTAAACTATTAACTAATATAAATCCAGCCCAAAATGTGGTTTTGGTGCCGCTTGTAGGTAAGAAGGTCGGCAATTTGTATGTTGATAGCGTGTGGCTCGACGATGCCTTTGTGCGCGTTCGTGCTAATATTGGGTTGCATGTGCGGGTTCACAATGGAGGGGGAGCAATAGCAAACGGTAGCCCGGTTAAGGTCTATCTGGGTAATAGGCAGGTTGCCGCTTTTCGAGTGACTGTGGAGCCAGGCCAGACTGTGACTCCTGTTGTTCATGTGCAGTTAAATGATAATGCACTCGCATTGGGGAGAGTAGTTAATGAAGACACTCCTGTGACTTTTGATAATACTTTCTATTTTACGCTGCAGCCTGCGGCCGCTATCCGTGTGTTAGAAATTGGGCCAGAGGAGGTGGCTCAACAGCTTTATGGCAATGAGCCCCTATTTACGTACACTTACTCTAAGCCCCAAAGTGTGAATTATGCCGCCATGCGGCAAGCGAATTTGGTGATAGTGCGGGAAGTTGAGACGATTGATGCCGGGCTGCGTGAAGGATTGCGAGAAGTAGCGAAGCGTGGTGGGAATGTTGTAGTAGTCCCGTCTGCTTCGCCAGCGGCTCATGATTCATATCAGCGGTTATTCAAGGATTTGGGGTTGGGTACTGCTCAATGGGAGGCTGCGACAGCGCCGCCAGAACTACGGGATGTGGCCATGCCCAGTGCTAGGGAACCGTTTTTTCGGGATGTATTTGGGGCACAACAGCGCGCCGTGACGATGCCCCGTGTGGCACCGGTGCTGCGGTGGACAAGGACGGGGACAGATATCCTGCGGCTTAGAGATGGGGAAAGTTACCTCGCTGATTTTCCGAGCGGAGCTGGCCGGGTCTATGTTTTTTCAGCTCCATTCTCGAAAGAGTACTCTGATTTTACTTCGCATGCGCTCTTCGTGCCGGTAATGTACCGCATGGCCATGCTGAGCTATCGGAATGAGCAACTTCCGGCTTACTCATTGACTCAACAAACGGTGACTTTACAATTGCCACCAGTGAGCAATGAGGCAGCAAGACCTAATGGAACTTCCGATGAAGCGGGCTTTAGGCTTGTAAAGGATAGTTTGACCTTCATTCCGGCCCAGCGTGTGTTGGGCCAAGAAGTGCGTTTGGAACTGCCGGTGGGAATGGATTCGCCGGGGTTCTACCAGGTGCAACGCCAAGGAAAGACGTTAACCACGTTGGCCTTTAATATGGATAAGCGCGAGTCAGAACTGGCTGCTTATTCGGCTGATGACTTGCGGAAAATGGTTGGGAACCGGCCAAATATTCGGGTGCTAGAGGCAGGAGAAAGCGGCGCGGATTTGGCAAAGTTTCAGGCTCAGCAAACGGGGCAGCCGTTGTGGCGGTACTTTTTGGCCTTTGCGCTTGTGTGTTTACTGGCCGAGGCGCTGCTAATTCGTTTTGGGACCCGGCGTGCGGTTGCCAGGGTTAAAGTAGCGGCATAG
- a CDS encoding CHY zinc finger protein — translation MKIAAPIICHGTGVNERTQCAHYHSERDIIAIQFKCCEAFYACIQCHEEAVDHAPVVWPKAEFATQAIYCGNCKSTLSIAEYLGCDNICPTCQAAFNPGCANHYHLYFDR, via the coding sequence GTGAAAATCGCGGCCCCCATCATCTGCCACGGCACCGGGGTAAACGAGCGCACGCAATGCGCCCACTACCATTCCGAGCGCGACATCATCGCCATCCAGTTCAAGTGCTGCGAGGCCTTCTACGCCTGCATCCAGTGCCACGAAGAAGCGGTCGACCATGCCCCTGTGGTTTGGCCTAAGGCTGAATTCGCGACCCAGGCCATCTACTGCGGCAATTGCAAAAGCACCTTGAGCATCGCTGAGTATCTGGGGTGCGACAACATCTGCCCAACGTGCCAGGCTGCCTTTAACCCGGGCTGCGCCAATCATTACCATCTTTATTTCGACCGGTAA
- a CDS encoding Fur family transcriptional regulator has product MEEVRKLFTAHLENKGLRKTGERYAILEEIYARSGHFDVEELYAGMKERGLQVSRATVYNTLDLLVEQGLVSKHQFGRNLAQYEKSYGYRQHDHVICTECHKVVEFCDPRIHGIQTMVGELLNFHILHHSLNLYGICGDCRAQAAARSSVSPA; this is encoded by the coding sequence CTGGAGGAGGTGCGCAAGCTCTTCACCGCCCACCTCGAAAACAAAGGCCTGCGTAAAACCGGCGAGCGGTACGCCATCCTCGAAGAAATCTACGCCCGCTCCGGCCACTTCGACGTGGAGGAGCTCTACGCTGGCATGAAGGAGCGAGGCCTGCAAGTGAGCCGCGCCACGGTGTACAATACGCTCGACCTGTTGGTGGAGCAGGGCCTGGTGAGCAAGCACCAGTTCGGGCGCAATCTGGCTCAATATGAGAAGAGCTACGGTTATCGCCAGCACGACCACGTCATCTGTACCGAATGCCATAAAGTGGTGGAATTCTGCGACCCACGTATTCACGGCATCCAGACCATGGTCGGCGAGCTTCTGAACTTCCATATCTTGCACCATTCTTTAAATCTTTACGGCATTTGCGGCGACTGCCGTGCCCAGGCTGCCGCCCGTTCATCCGTTTCTCCCGCATGA
- a CDS encoding adenylosuccinate synthase codes for MPVDVLVGLQWGDEGKGKIVDVLAPTYDAVARFQGGPNAGHTLTFDGIKHVLHQVPSGIFHPHILNIVGNGVVLDPIVFRAELQKLTDRGVDWAKNLYISKKAQLILPSHRALDRINEEARGGSKIGSTLKGIGPTYSDKIGRVGLRVGHILLPDFETRYKEAVAQHGSLASHYNKELEIEELEADFFSAVDFLRTLQLTNTEYLLNDLLTQGKRILAEGAQGSLLDIDFGSYPYVTSSSTIAAGACTGLGIAPRHIDKVYGITKAYCTRVGSGPFPTELHDEVGEQIRQAGREFGSTTGRPRRTGWIDLPALRYAIMLNGVTELHLMKADVLDAFTEIQACTHYRTANGESSPQLPDPGELTTITPEYRTLPGWNSDLTTITDAAQLPANLQAYLDFLEQELQVPISIVSVGPDRISTLHR; via the coding sequence ATGCCAGTAGACGTATTAGTAGGCCTCCAGTGGGGCGATGAAGGCAAAGGCAAAATCGTAGACGTCCTCGCGCCCACCTACGATGCCGTAGCACGCTTCCAGGGCGGCCCCAACGCCGGCCACACCCTCACCTTCGACGGCATCAAGCACGTGCTGCACCAGGTGCCCAGCGGCATCTTCCACCCCCACATCCTTAATATCGTCGGCAACGGCGTCGTGCTCGACCCCATTGTCTTCCGCGCCGAGCTCCAAAAGCTAACCGATAGGGGAGTGGATTGGGCTAAAAACCTGTACATCTCCAAGAAGGCCCAGCTCATCCTGCCTTCGCACCGCGCCCTCGACCGCATCAACGAGGAAGCCCGCGGCGGCTCCAAAATCGGCAGCACTCTCAAAGGCATCGGCCCTACCTACTCCGACAAAATCGGCCGCGTCGGCCTACGTGTCGGCCACATTCTGCTGCCCGATTTCGAAACTCGGTATAAGGAAGCCGTCGCCCAGCATGGCTCTCTGGCTTCTCACTATAATAAGGAGTTGGAAATTGAAGAGCTCGAAGCCGACTTTTTCTCAGCTGTCGACTTCCTTCGCACCCTTCAACTCACCAACACCGAGTACCTGCTGAACGACCTGCTCACCCAAGGCAAGCGCATTCTTGCCGAAGGCGCTCAAGGTTCCTTGTTGGATATTGACTTCGGCTCTTATCCCTACGTCACATCTTCGAGTACCATTGCCGCCGGCGCCTGCACCGGCCTCGGCATTGCGCCCCGGCACATCGATAAGGTCTACGGCATCACCAAAGCTTACTGCACCCGCGTCGGGAGCGGCCCATTCCCCACGGAACTCCACGACGAGGTCGGCGAGCAAATTCGCCAGGCCGGCCGCGAATTTGGCTCAACCACTGGTCGTCCCCGCCGCACTGGCTGGATAGACCTGCCCGCCCTACGCTACGCCATTATGCTCAACGGCGTCACCGAATTGCACCTCATGAAAGCCGACGTGCTCGACGCCTTCACCGAAATCCAGGCCTGCACCCACTACCGCACCGCCAACGGCGAAAGCAGCCCGCAACTCCCCGACCCCGGCGAGCTCACCACCATTACCCCCGAGTACCGCACCCTCCCGGGCTGGAACAGCGACCTCACTACCATTACCGATGCAGCCCAACTTCCCGCCAATCTACAAGCCTACCTGGATTTCCTGGAGCAAGAGCTGCAAGTGCCCATCAGCATTGTCAGCGTTGGTCCCGATAGAATAAGCACCCTCCACCGCTAA
- a CDS encoding STAS domain-containing protein: MTITSFVQNGILFIRLAGDLIGSPDTDLLLKSVNDHLGETLNFCAVDLSEVRYINSTGIGVLVSLLTKFRSRGGEMVLINPADHPKKMLALTKLNNIFAIATDEAAARQQLIPAVQ; this comes from the coding sequence ATGACCATTACCAGTTTCGTTCAAAACGGCATCCTATTCATTCGCCTCGCCGGCGACCTCATCGGCAGCCCCGATACCGACCTGCTTCTTAAGTCGGTCAACGACCACCTGGGCGAAACGCTTAATTTCTGTGCCGTGGACTTGTCCGAAGTCCGCTACATCAATAGCACCGGCATCGGCGTCCTCGTCTCGCTCCTCACCAAATTCCGGAGCCGAGGCGGCGAAATGGTCCTCATCAACCCCGCCGACCACCCGAAGAAAATGCTGGCGCTAACCAAGCTTAATAACATTTTCGCCATCGCCACCGACGAGGCGGCCGCCCGCCAGCAGCTAATCCCAGCCGTCCAATAG
- a CDS encoding glycosyltransferase family 2 protein, protein MNKSSAVFPVELSIVIPLLNEAESLPELTQWIARVLVARGLTYEVLLIDDGSTDDSWGVIEALATGDATLRGIRFNRNYGKSAALNVGFEAARGRVVCTMDADLQDSPEELPELYRMITEDRFDLVSGWKQKRFDPLSKTIPTKLFNGATRWISGIKLHDFNCGLKAYDQRVVKSIEVYGEMHRYIPVIAKWNGFRRIGEKVVQHQERKYGVTKFGLERFVYGFLDLASITFVSRFRRRPMHFFGTLGTLSFFFGMLLTLWLTGEKVWLAYHNLRARNVTDQPLFFLALVAVIVGVQLFLAGFLAEMVQLNGPRRNDYLVRETLN, encoded by the coding sequence TTGAATAAATCGTCCGCTGTGTTTCCGGTAGAATTATCTATCGTAATTCCGCTGCTCAACGAAGCAGAATCGTTGCCCGAACTAACCCAATGGATTGCGCGGGTGCTAGTTGCGCGTGGGCTGACCTATGAGGTGCTTTTGATTGATGACGGCTCAACGGATGATTCCTGGGGCGTTATTGAGGCATTGGCCACGGGGGATGCTACGTTGCGGGGCATTCGTTTCAACCGGAACTACGGCAAGTCGGCGGCGTTGAATGTGGGCTTTGAGGCGGCGCGTGGCCGGGTGGTATGCACGATGGATGCCGACTTGCAGGACTCGCCTGAGGAATTGCCGGAGTTGTATCGGATGATTACGGAGGACCGGTTTGACCTGGTGAGTGGCTGGAAACAGAAACGGTTTGATCCGCTGTCGAAAACCATTCCGACTAAGCTGTTTAACGGCGCTACGCGGTGGATTTCGGGCATTAAGCTGCACGATTTTAACTGCGGGTTGAAGGCTTACGACCAGCGCGTTGTGAAAAGCATTGAGGTGTACGGCGAGATGCACCGCTACATTCCCGTGATTGCGAAGTGGAACGGCTTTCGTCGCATTGGCGAGAAGGTGGTGCAGCACCAGGAGCGCAAGTATGGCGTAACTAAATTCGGGCTGGAGCGGTTCGTGTACGGGTTCCTAGATTTGGCCAGCATCACGTTTGTCAGCCGGTTTCGGCGCCGGCCCATGCATTTCTTTGGCACCCTGGGCACTTTGTCGTTCTTCTTTGGCATGCTGCTCACGTTGTGGCTGACGGGTGAGAAAGTGTGGCTGGCCTACCACAACCTGCGGGCGCGCAACGTGACCGACCAGCCGTTGTTTTTTCTGGCTTTGGTGGCGGTAATTGTGGGTGTGCAGTTGTTTTTGGCCGGCTTTCTGGCGGAGATGGTGCAATTGAATGGCCCGCGGCGCAATGACTATCTGGTGCGGGAAACGCTGAATTGA
- a CDS encoding RelA/SpoT family protein yields the protein MPPVISPEAERQEILRHYRRLLRTAKPYLKDGDTKLIKKAFNQSLEAHKEMRRKSGEPYILHPLAVAQIAVEEIGLGTTSIVAALLHDVVEDTPTEISDIEREFGPKVARIIDGLTKISGVFEYGTSEQAENFRKMLLTLSEDVRVILIKIADRLHNMRTLDSMPRHKQLKIASETLYLYAPLAHRLGLYTIKSELEDLYLKFTDTETYNDLKAKVRQSQSARNRFIKEFVQPIDEELKAQGFEYEIKGRPKSIYSILKKMKKQNITFDEVYDLFAIRVILDVPPEQEKAACWQVYSIVTDFYQPNPDRLRDWVSTPKANGYESLHTTVMSRSGQWVEVQIRSRRMDDIAEKGYAAHWKYKDTGSIQPESSLEGWVNKVREMLESNNSSALEFMDEFRQNLFVKEVYAFTPKGKLVILPDKATALDFAFEIHSQIGLHCLGAKVNQKLEPLSYQLHNGDQVEILTSHKQRPTNEWLNYVITTKARSRIKDFLRDDRRAKAEDGRQLLEKRLELIGVPFTQDNFNRLLAYFNVPTAQEFYYRLAVGQVDGRTIRESLFNADKPVASVASVLEPKTFDHEVQKIRGLRPDMLVVGENTDKFNYSIARCCNPIPGDDVFGFETDSGIIIHRTSCPRAVDLMSNYGNRIVRAKWTEQLELAFLAGIRIKGTDRVGLVNDVTRIISTSLKVNMRAITVDSNDGIFEGEIMVFVNDTDHLNKLIHRLSRVHGVLQVERFDSLK from the coding sequence ATGCCTCCCGTTATCTCTCCCGAAGCTGAGCGCCAGGAAATCCTGCGCCACTACCGCCGCCTGCTGCGCACGGCCAAGCCCTACCTGAAGGACGGCGACACCAAGCTCATCAAAAAGGCGTTCAATCAGAGCCTTGAGGCGCACAAGGAGATGCGCCGCAAGTCGGGTGAGCCGTACATTCTGCACCCACTGGCGGTGGCGCAGATTGCGGTGGAGGAAATTGGGCTGGGCACCACCAGCATTGTGGCGGCTCTGCTGCACGACGTGGTGGAGGACACCCCGACGGAAATTTCGGACATCGAGCGCGAGTTCGGCCCCAAAGTGGCCCGCATTATCGACGGGCTCACGAAAATTTCCGGCGTATTCGAGTACGGCACCAGCGAGCAGGCCGAGAACTTCCGCAAAATGCTGCTCACGCTGAGCGAAGACGTGCGCGTCATCCTCATCAAAATCGCCGACCGCCTGCACAACATGCGGACGCTGGACTCGATGCCGCGCCACAAGCAGCTCAAGATTGCCTCCGAGACGCTGTACCTGTACGCGCCGCTGGCCCACCGCCTCGGCCTCTATACTATTAAGAGTGAGCTGGAGGATTTGTACCTCAAGTTCACCGACACCGAGACTTACAACGACCTCAAGGCGAAGGTCCGCCAAAGCCAGAGCGCGCGCAACCGCTTCATCAAGGAGTTTGTGCAGCCGATTGATGAGGAACTGAAGGCACAGGGCTTCGAGTACGAAATCAAGGGCCGGCCCAAGAGCATCTACTCCATCCTGAAAAAGATGAAAAAGCAGAACATCACCTTCGACGAGGTGTATGACCTGTTTGCCATTCGGGTGATTCTGGACGTGCCGCCAGAGCAGGAAAAAGCTGCCTGCTGGCAGGTCTACTCCATTGTGACGGACTTTTACCAGCCCAACCCCGACCGTCTGCGCGACTGGGTATCTACGCCCAAAGCCAACGGCTACGAAAGCCTGCATACCACCGTGATGTCCCGCTCGGGCCAGTGGGTGGAGGTGCAAATCCGCTCGCGGCGTATGGACGACATCGCCGAGAAAGGCTATGCCGCGCACTGGAAGTATAAGGACACCGGCAGCATCCAACCCGAAAGCTCTTTGGAAGGCTGGGTAAACAAGGTGCGCGAGATGCTGGAATCCAACAATTCGAGCGCGCTGGAATTCATGGACGAGTTCCGCCAGAACCTATTCGTGAAGGAGGTGTACGCCTTCACGCCCAAAGGCAAGCTCGTAATTCTGCCCGACAAGGCCACGGCGCTGGACTTTGCATTCGAAATTCACTCGCAAATCGGCCTGCACTGCCTGGGCGCCAAAGTCAACCAGAAGCTGGAGCCCCTGAGCTACCAGCTCCACAACGGCGACCAGGTCGAAATCCTGACCTCGCATAAGCAGCGGCCCACCAACGAGTGGCTCAACTACGTCATCACGACCAAGGCCCGGTCCAGAATCAAGGATTTCCTGCGCGACGACCGCCGGGCCAAAGCCGAGGACGGCCGCCAGCTGCTCGAAAAGCGTCTTGAGCTAATTGGGGTGCCCTTTACTCAAGACAATTTCAACCGGCTGCTGGCTTACTTCAATGTGCCTACGGCCCAGGAGTTTTACTACCGCTTGGCGGTAGGGCAGGTCGACGGCCGTACTATTCGGGAGTCGTTGTTCAATGCCGACAAGCCCGTCGCCAGTGTGGCCTCGGTGCTCGAGCCCAAGACCTTCGACCACGAGGTGCAGAAAATTCGTGGCCTTCGGCCCGATATGCTCGTGGTGGGGGAGAATACTGACAAGTTCAACTACAGCATTGCGCGCTGCTGCAATCCCATTCCCGGCGACGACGTGTTTGGTTTCGAAACCGATAGCGGCATCATCATTCACCGTACCAGCTGCCCCCGCGCCGTCGATTTGATGTCGAACTATGGCAACCGCATTGTGCGCGCCAAGTGGACTGAGCAACTTGAGCTGGCTTTCTTGGCTGGTATTCGCATCAAAGGCACCGACCGCGTGGGCCTCGTCAACGACGTAACCCGCATCATCAGCACCAGCCTCAAGGTTAACATGCGGGCCATCACCGTGGATAGCAACGACGGCATCTTTGAAGGGGAGATTATGGTCTTTGTAAACGATACCGACCACCTGAATAAGCTCATCCATCGCCTGAGCAGGGTACATGGCGTGTTGCAGGTAGAGCGGTTTGATTCGTTGAAGTGA